Proteins found in one Methanospirillum hungatei JF-1 genomic segment:
- a CDS encoding segregation/condensation protein A, protein MLDLRLSARTLLYAATLLRIKSDYLKDRSWGFEEEDDGGDIPESPDDDVLSRIHNPVQLLEHEITRRLERKSMCKQPITLYDLINLLRNAEKEERRRQREVWSYDGLVYTEEVVSLAHEEAYQENAMEVLTCCVDCVSQGRKVTLSEIANRLKWPVVHVFIPLLFLMHEGYLEISQDTFFGEVYIEPNPATYAAIQHATGSGMI, encoded by the coding sequence ATGCTTGATCTCCGCCTTTCAGCGAGAACTCTTCTGTATGCCGCAACTCTTCTGCGGATCAAATCCGATTATCTGAAAGATCGCTCCTGGGGATTTGAGGAAGAAGATGACGGGGGGGATATCCCTGAGAGTCCGGACGATGATGTTCTGTCACGGATTCACAATCCAGTCCAGCTGCTTGAACATGAGATCACGCGCCGGCTGGAACGAAAGAGTATGTGCAAACAGCCGATTACCCTTTACGATCTCATCAACCTTCTTCGGAATGCAGAAAAAGAAGAGCGAAGGCGACAACGCGAAGTCTGGAGTTATGATGGGCTCGTGTATACTGAAGAAGTCGTCTCACTCGCCCATGAGGAAGCGTACCAGGAGAATGCCATGGAAGTATTAACCTGCTGTGTGGACTGTGTGTCTCAGGGCAGGAAAGTCACTTTATCGGAGATTGCAAACCGTCTGAAATGGCCGGTCGTTCATGTATTTATCCCGCTGCTCTTCCTTATGCATGAAGGATACCTGGAGATTTCCCAGGATACGTTTTTTGGCGAGGTATATATTGAGCCCAATCCAGCCACGTATGCGGCGATTCAGCATGCGACCGGATCAGGTATGATCTGA
- the cbiQ gene encoding cobalt ECF transporter T component CbiQ produces MFAHDFLEEAAQHNALLQVHPYTKLLLGIGSIILVLFTSNYIVPCYIAITLSSVTILLAKINMRFYLKLLGIPLSFAFMSALIIIFLSEGVTEIWSLQLFPRFTLTVTEESLNHGLHIFARVFGGMCALFFISLTTPMTDLFGIMKKLKVPDLFIDLSMIIYRYIFIFMDKARQIYLAQQMRLGYTRPREALHSYSMLFGSIFITSWDAGEDLIHAMDCRCYNGKYAKMITYNPVEWRSLSAVSLYLFIIIGMILWTSG; encoded by the coding sequence ATGTTTGCGCATGATTTCCTGGAAGAAGCAGCACAACATAACGCCCTTCTCCAGGTACATCCATATACCAAACTTCTCCTAGGTATTGGATCAATCATCCTTGTTTTATTCACATCAAATTATATTGTACCCTGTTACATTGCCATAACCCTGAGTAGTGTAACAATTCTTCTCGCAAAGATAAACATGAGGTTTTATTTGAAACTGCTCGGAATTCCGCTCAGTTTTGCATTCATGAGTGCACTCATTATCATTTTTCTCTCCGAAGGGGTGACGGAAATATGGTCACTCCAGCTTTTCCCCAGATTCACCCTCACCGTGACTGAGGAAAGCCTCAATCATGGACTACATATTTTCGCACGGGTTTTCGGGGGCATGTGCGCCTTGTTTTTCATATCCCTGACAACGCCGATGACCGATCTATTCGGTATCATGAAAAAACTCAAAGTTCCGGACCTGTTTATCGACCTTTCAATGATCATCTACCGGTACATCTTCATTTTTATGGATAAAGCCAGGCAGATATATCTCGCACAGCAGATGCGTCTTGGATATACCAGACCCAGGGAAGCGTTACATTCCTACAGCATGCTCTTTGGAAGCATCTTCATCACATCATGGGATGCAGGCGAAGATCTCATACATGCCATGGATTGCCGTTGTTATAATGGAAAATACGCAAAAATGATCACCTATAATCCGGTGGAATGGCGATCACTATCAGCAGTTTCTCTCTACCTCTTCATCATCATCGGCATGATCCTCTGGACATCAGGGTAA
- a CDS encoding energy-coupling factor ABC transporter permease, producing the protein MHVMEGFLPPLWAAIWWIISLPFIIYGFVQLKKIINENKDALPLLGICGALIFILSALKLPSVTGSCSHPTGTGLSAIVFGPFITTIIGFIVLLFQSLFLAHGGLSTLGANTFSMAICGPFLGYYVYRALRDTTLNMYITVFIAVALADLFTYVITAFELTLAVPAGDLGFGGLFATFLGVFAVTQIPLAILEGAVLALVFKYIVDIKPDIIVRMNIFSEEKIKAARGE; encoded by the coding sequence ATGCACGTCATGGAAGGATTTCTCCCCCCACTCTGGGCGGCTATCTGGTGGATTATTTCACTGCCATTCATCATATACGGGTTTGTTCAGCTAAAGAAAATCATCAATGAAAACAAGGATGCACTCCCACTTCTTGGGATCTGTGGCGCACTTATCTTCATCCTTTCAGCGCTCAAACTCCCGTCAGTAACCGGGAGTTGTTCGCATCCCACCGGAACAGGTCTTTCTGCAATAGTCTTCGGGCCCTTCATCACCACCATCATCGGTTTTATCGTCCTCCTCTTCCAGTCCCTCTTTCTGGCACATGGTGGACTCTCAACTTTGGGTGCAAACACATTTTCAATGGCAATTTGTGGGCCCTTTCTGGGGTACTATGTCTACCGCGCTCTTCGCGATACCACATTAAACATGTATATCACGGTCTTTATCGCCGTTGCACTCGCAGACCTATTCACCTATGTCATCACCGCCTTTGAACTCACGCTGGCCGTGCCGGCTGGAGACCTTGGATTCGGAGGCCTGTTTGCAACTTTCCTTGGTGTCTTTGCTGTAACACAGATTCCACTGGCAATCCTGGAAGGAGCAGTGCTCGCACTAGTATTCAAGTATATTGTGGATATTAAACCGGACATTATTGTCAGAATGAATATATTTTCTGAAGAGAAGATCAAAGCCGCACGGGGGGAGTAA
- a CDS encoding energy-coupling factor ABC transporter ATP-binding protein, whose translation MEPLIELKDLEYAYPYASPALSNISLCIQRGEKIALVGSNGAGKSTLLLTLNGMIRPDKGTVTIYGKPVSYDRNSLRKIRQKIGFVFQDPDVQIIAPTVWQDVAFGPVNLDYSEEQVQQAVSNALHSVGLEGFEKRPPYHLSGGEKKRVAIAGILAMDPDVLILDEPTSMLDPAGSEDIMDLLDELNHQGKTIIISTHDVELAYPWADRIILMEKGRIIASGTPEEAFSDKELVRRARLKTPILLELSQELKSRGMKTPGTLPRTVLDIIRIIEHNHHGSIRLSDNGYGTIHVGDVDLISGSHIQAILARTSCDTIGVMGSRAKICARQWGLIPDISYAVIDKCILQAMNGRTSLILTTGGMVTRVFERVSMFNQTNNRSIPVRSLIGDEIPDDLSGI comes from the coding sequence ATGGAACCCCTCATAGAACTCAAAGATCTCGAGTATGCCTATCCATATGCCTCGCCTGCGCTCTCTAATATCAGCCTCTGCATTCAGAGGGGTGAGAAGATTGCTCTGGTCGGTTCCAATGGAGCAGGAAAATCAACGCTTCTTCTTACCCTGAACGGGATGATACGGCCGGACAAGGGAACGGTCACCATTTATGGGAAACCAGTATCATATGATCGGAATTCACTTCGGAAGATACGACAGAAGATCGGATTTGTCTTTCAGGATCCTGATGTCCAGATAATAGCACCTACCGTATGGCAGGATGTTGCATTCGGACCGGTGAACCTTGATTATTCGGAAGAACAGGTACAGCAGGCGGTTTCGAATGCGCTTCACAGCGTCGGACTGGAAGGATTTGAGAAGCGTCCACCATATCACCTCTCTGGCGGAGAGAAGAAGAGGGTGGCCATCGCCGGTATTCTGGCCATGGATCCTGATGTCCTCATCCTCGATGAACCCACGAGCATGCTTGATCCTGCCGGGAGCGAAGATATCATGGACCTCCTTGATGAACTCAATCACCAGGGAAAAACCATCATCATCTCCACCCATGATGTTGAACTTGCCTACCCCTGGGCGGATCGAATAATCCTGATGGAGAAGGGGAGGATAATTGCATCAGGTACACCGGAAGAGGCGTTCTCAGATAAAGAACTGGTCAGACGCGCACGACTGAAAACCCCCATACTTCTTGAGCTCTCGCAGGAACTGAAGAGCAGGGGAATGAAAACACCGGGGACATTACCCAGAACCGTCCTTGATATCATCAGGATTATTGAGCATAATCACCATGGATCCATCCGCCTCTCTGACAATGGCTATGGGACAATACATGTCGGGGATGTTGATCTGATATCCGGATCACACATACAGGCGATTCTTGCCAGAACTTCATGTGATACCATCGGCGTGATGGGGAGCAGGGCAAAAATTTGTGCCCGTCAGTGGGGTCTGATTCCGGACATCTCCTATGCGGTCATTGATAAATGCATCCTTCAGGCAATGAACGGACGGACAAGTCTGATTCTGACAACCGGAGGGATGGTGACCAGAGTCTTTGAACGGGTGAGCATGTTTAATCAGACAAACAACCGGTCAATTCCCGTTCGATCACTCATAGGGGACGAGATACCAGATGATTTGTCAGGTATCTGA
- a CDS encoding energy-coupling factor ABC transporter substrate-binding protein translates to MKYQFEIIVGIIVILFVGLFLYTASINPDAEFGGSDGVGSAIVSELTGVAEDDVTPLIPQWAPPSGEVESGIFALQAAFGGIILGLGFGYLLGQRKINQN, encoded by the coding sequence ATGAAATATCAATTTGAGATTATTGTTGGAATAATAGTAATCCTGTTCGTCGGATTGTTTCTTTACACCGCCTCCATCAACCCGGATGCAGAGTTCGGAGGTTCAGATGGCGTTGGATCAGCGATTGTTTCAGAACTTACCGGTGTTGCAGAAGACGATGTAACCCCCCTGATTCCCCAGTGGGCACCCCCATCCGGTGAGGTTGAATCAGGAATATTTGCACTTCAGGCAGCATTTGGTGGGATAATTCTCGGACTTGGCTTTGGATACCTGCTTGGACAGAGAAAAATAAACCAAAATTGA